One region of Mycobacterium riyadhense genomic DNA includes:
- a CDS encoding virulence factor Mce family protein yields the protein MSTIFDIRNIRLPKMSRAAVIIGSLVVVLGLVAVFVGWQLYQKLTNNTVVAYFPAANALYPGDKVQIMGLQVGKIDSIEPAGDKMKVTFHYQNKYKVPANAQAVILNPTLVASRTLQLEPPYRGGPVLANNTVIPIERTRVPVEWDELRNSITNIISKLGPSDQQPKGPFGEVIESFANGLAGKGKQINTTLDSLSAALTALNEGRGDFFAVVRSLALFVNALHQDDKQFVALNENLADFTTRLTRSDRDLANALQQFDSLLTTIRPFLDKNREVLAHDVNNLADVTNTLLQPEPLNGVETALHVLPTAASNVNQIYHPAHGSVVAVPEITSFANPMQFICSSIQAGSRLGYQESAELCAQYLAPVLDAIKFNYFPFGLNAFNTAEVLPKHVAYSEPRLQPPNGYKDTTVPGIWVPDTPLSHRNTQQGWIVAPGMQGQQVGPITAGLMTPESLAELMGGPDIEPVQSTLQTPPGPPNAYDEYPVLPPIGLQAQVPIPPPPPAPGVVPGPVAPTPAPGPAPAPVGAPLPAEAGGQ from the coding sequence TTGAGCACCATCTTTGACATCCGCAACATCCGCCTGCCCAAGATGTCGCGGGCAGCGGTCATCATCGGATCACTGGTGGTGGTACTGGGTCTGGTGGCCGTGTTCGTGGGCTGGCAGCTTTACCAGAAGCTGACGAACAACACCGTGGTTGCCTACTTCCCGGCTGCCAACGCCCTGTACCCGGGTGACAAGGTCCAGATCATGGGCTTGCAGGTGGGCAAGATCGATAGCATCGAGCCGGCCGGCGACAAGATGAAGGTGACCTTCCACTACCAGAACAAATACAAGGTGCCGGCAAATGCGCAGGCGGTGATCCTCAACCCCACCCTGGTGGCGTCGCGCACGCTCCAGCTGGAGCCGCCGTACCGAGGCGGCCCGGTGCTGGCCAATAACACGGTGATTCCGATCGAGCGCACCCGGGTGCCGGTGGAGTGGGACGAGCTCCGCAACAGCATCACCAACATCATCTCCAAACTCGGCCCGAGCGACCAACAGCCAAAGGGGCCGTTCGGCGAGGTCATTGAATCGTTCGCCAACGGGCTAGCCGGCAAAGGCAAACAGATCAACACCACCCTGGACAGCCTGTCGGCGGCGTTGACCGCGTTGAACGAGGGTCGCGGCGACTTCTTTGCGGTGGTGCGCAGCCTAGCGCTGTTCGTCAACGCGCTGCATCAGGATGACAAGCAGTTCGTTGCGCTGAACGAGAACCTGGCGGACTTCACCACTCGACTCACCCGTTCCGACCGCGACCTCGCCAATGCGCTACAGCAGTTCGACAGCCTGCTTACCACCATCCGCCCGTTCCTCGACAAGAACCGCGAAGTGCTGGCCCACGACGTCAACAACCTGGCTGACGTGACCAACACGCTACTTCAACCGGAGCCTCTCAACGGGGTGGAGACCGCCCTGCACGTCCTCCCGACTGCGGCGTCGAACGTCAACCAGATTTACCATCCGGCGCACGGTTCCGTCGTCGCCGTTCCGGAGATCACGAGCTTCGCGAACCCGATGCAGTTCATCTGCAGCTCGATTCAGGCCGGCAGCCGGCTTGGCTATCAAGAGTCCGCCGAACTGTGTGCGCAATACCTGGCGCCGGTCCTCGACGCGATCAAGTTCAACTACTTCCCGTTCGGCTTGAATGCGTTCAACACCGCCGAGGTGCTTCCCAAGCACGTCGCGTACTCCGAGCCGCGCCTGCAGCCGCCGAACGGGTATAAGGACACGACGGTGCCGGGCATCTGGGTGCCGGATACACCGTTGTCGCACCGCAACACCCAACAGGGCTGGATTGTCGCCCCGGGGATGCAAGGACAACAGGTAGGCCCAATCACCGCCGGCCTCATGACGCCCGAATCGTTGGCCGAACTGATGGGTGGCCCCGACATCGAGCCCGTTCAATCGACCTTGCAGACTCCGCCCGGACCGCCGAACGCGTACGACGAGTACCCGGTGCTGCCGCCGATCGGCTTGCAGGCTCAGGTGCCGATACCGCCGCCGCCGCCGGCCCCGGGCGTGGTCCCGGGTCCGGTCGCTCCCACGCCCGCCCCAGGGCCGGCGCCCGCGCCAGTCGGCGCACCGCTGCCCGCTGAGGCAGGAGGCCAGTGA
- a CDS encoding virulence factor Mce family protein codes for MRVLRTMRHRGWQGLVLLVVAMVLSSCGWRGISNVSIPGGPGSGEGAYTLYVQVPDTLAINGNSKVMVADVTVGSIHKIELKNWVATLTLGIDKGVQLRKGTLAKIGQTSLLGSQHVELHSPDKGALLKNGDTIPLKNSSAFPNTEQTLASLALIIRGGGIPNLEVLQNEVYNIFHGRADQIRAFLTKLDTFTRQLNEQRDDITHAIDSTNRLLVYVGQRADVLDRVLTDFPPLIKHFAETQNLLINAVDAIGGLSQQAGQYLEEARSNLHTDLQSLQCPLRELGRGSPYLLGALKLILTQPFDIDAVPKIFRGDYQNVSAVIDVTYSAMDNALLTGTGFSGALRALEQSFGRDPETMIPDVRYTPNPNDAPGGPLVERAERGQC; via the coding sequence ATGCGCGTACTGAGAACAATGCGGCACCGTGGCTGGCAGGGCCTGGTGTTGCTCGTGGTCGCGATGGTGCTGAGTTCGTGTGGGTGGCGCGGAATCTCCAACGTGTCTATTCCGGGTGGTCCGGGCAGCGGTGAAGGGGCCTACACCCTTTACGTGCAGGTGCCAGACACCCTGGCGATCAACGGCAACAGCAAGGTGATGGTTGCCGATGTGACGGTGGGCTCGATACACAAGATCGAGCTGAAGAACTGGGTGGCAACCCTGACGCTGGGAATCGACAAGGGCGTCCAGCTGAGGAAGGGCACCCTCGCCAAGATTGGACAGACCAGTCTGCTGGGTTCGCAGCATGTGGAGCTGCACTCGCCAGATAAAGGGGCACTGCTCAAGAACGGCGACACGATACCCCTGAAGAATTCGTCCGCGTTTCCCAATACCGAGCAGACGCTGGCCAGCCTGGCCCTGATCATTCGCGGCGGCGGCATCCCAAATCTCGAAGTGCTGCAGAACGAGGTGTACAACATCTTCCACGGGCGGGCCGACCAGATCAGGGCCTTCCTCACAAAGCTGGACACCTTTACCAGACAGCTCAATGAGCAACGCGACGACATCACCCACGCCATCGACTCCACCAACCGATTGCTGGTCTATGTCGGCCAACGGGCGGACGTCCTGGATCGGGTGCTGACTGACTTCCCGCCGCTGATCAAGCATTTCGCCGAGACCCAGAACCTGCTGATCAACGCCGTTGACGCGATTGGGGGACTCAGTCAGCAAGCCGGCCAGTACCTCGAGGAAGCGCGCAGCAACCTCCATACTGACCTGCAATCGCTGCAATGCCCGTTGCGAGAACTCGGCCGTGGGTCGCCGTATTTGCTCGGGGCGCTGAAGCTGATTCTCACCCAGCCGTTCGACATAGACGCCGTTCCGAAGATATTCCGCGGTGACTACCAAAACGTGTCGGCCGTTATCGACGTCACCTACAGTGCCATGGACAACGCACTCCTCACCGGTACCGGATTTTCCGGAGCCCTGCGCGCGCTCGAGCAGTCGTTTGGGCGCGACCCCGAGACGATGATCCCCGACGTCCGGTACACGCCTAACCCGAACGACGCTCCGGGCGGACCGCTGGTTGAGAGGGCGGAGCGAGGCCAATGCTGA
- a CDS encoding virulence factor Mce family protein: MLTPFIRRQLYLFGTLTVVALLVLGVYYLQIPSLVGVGRYTLTAELPASGGLYPTANVTYRGITIGKVTDVEPTPKGARATMSIDSRYKVPLDATANVHSVSAVGEQYLDLVSTGNPGKYYSSGQTITCGPGPACKNTVPSEIGPALDTANRGLEVLPKEKIGQLLDETAQAVGGLGPGLQRLTDATQAIVGDFRNQITDINDIIQHSGPILDSQVNSGSAIERWAHNLNVLAAQTAERDQNLKSILTQAAPTADQVNEVFTDVRDSLPQTLANLEVVIEMLKRYHTGLEQVLVFLPQGASIAQTVAAPFPNMAALDLALAINQPPPCLTGFIPASQWRSFADTSLVPLPTGTYCKIPMDTPANSVRGSRNIPCVDVPGKRAATPRECRDPKPYEPAGTNPWYGDPNQLLTCPAPAARCDQSVRPGMVIPAPSVNNGLNPAPADRLPPGGTPPPISDPLQRPGSGTVQCNGQQPNPCVYTPNGPPTAVYSPQSGELVGPDGVKYSVENSTKTGDDGWKEMLAPAG, translated from the coding sequence ATGCTGACTCCATTCATCAGACGCCAGCTGTACCTGTTCGGGACCTTGACCGTGGTCGCGCTGCTGGTGCTTGGCGTGTACTACCTGCAGATTCCCAGTCTTGTGGGGGTCGGTCGGTACACGCTTACGGCAGAGTTACCCGCGTCGGGCGGTCTGTATCCGACGGCCAACGTGACCTATCGCGGCATCACCATCGGCAAGGTCACCGACGTCGAGCCGACCCCAAAGGGTGCGCGGGCGACGATGAGCATTGACAGCCGGTACAAGGTCCCTCTCGATGCGACGGCCAACGTGCACTCGGTCTCGGCGGTTGGTGAGCAGTACCTGGACCTGGTATCGACCGGGAATCCGGGCAAGTATTACTCATCCGGACAGACCATCACCTGCGGCCCGGGGCCCGCGTGCAAGAACACGGTGCCAAGTGAAATCGGGCCGGCGCTGGACACCGCCAACCGCGGGCTTGAGGTGTTGCCCAAGGAAAAGATCGGGCAGTTGCTTGACGAGACAGCGCAAGCCGTCGGCGGTTTGGGACCCGGGCTGCAAAGGCTGACCGACGCCACTCAGGCGATCGTTGGCGATTTCCGCAATCAAATCACGGACATCAACGACATCATCCAGCACTCCGGACCGATCCTGGACAGTCAGGTCAACTCGGGCAGCGCCATCGAGCGCTGGGCGCACAACCTCAACGTGTTGGCAGCGCAGACGGCGGAACGGGACCAGAACCTGAAAAGCATTCTGACTCAGGCTGCGCCCACCGCTGACCAGGTGAACGAGGTCTTCACCGATGTGCGCGATTCGCTGCCACAGACGCTGGCGAATCTCGAGGTCGTGATCGAGATGCTCAAGCGATATCACACCGGACTTGAACAGGTGTTGGTGTTTCTGCCGCAGGGTGCTTCGATCGCGCAGACGGTCGCCGCGCCGTTCCCGAATATGGCTGCGCTCGACCTCGCGTTGGCAATCAACCAGCCACCGCCGTGTCTGACCGGCTTCATTCCGGCGTCGCAGTGGCGCTCTTTTGCGGACACCAGCCTGGTGCCGCTACCGACCGGCACTTACTGCAAGATTCCGATGGACACGCCGGCCAACAGCGTCCGCGGATCGCGAAACATTCCGTGTGTGGATGTCCCCGGTAAGCGTGCGGCCACGCCGCGGGAGTGCCGCGACCCCAAGCCGTACGAGCCGGCGGGGACCAATCCCTGGTATGGGGACCCGAACCAGCTCCTGACCTGCCCCGCGCCCGCGGCGCGCTGTGATCAGTCGGTGCGGCCAGGCATGGTGATCCCGGCGCCGTCGGTGAACAACGGATTGAACCCGGCACCGGCCGACAGGCTACCGCCGGGTGGGACGCCGCCTCCGATCAGCGATCCACTGCAGCGCCCCGGTTCCGGCACGGTGCAATGCAACGGACAGCAGCCCAATCCGTGTGTCTACACTCCGAACGGGCCTCCCACGGCGGTATACAGTCCCCAGAGCGGTGAACTGGTAGGGCCCGATGGAGTCAAGTACTCC